One window of Medicago truncatula cultivar Jemalong A17 chromosome 2, MtrunA17r5.0-ANR, whole genome shotgun sequence genomic DNA carries:
- the LOC25486406 gene encoding homeobox-leucine zipper protein HAT4 yields the protein MDDDQDHHMASTLDLNLKLGLGSYVQNNVNKPLVDSKEELAIDLNHDRANELSLKRVHEEQANTVEEEIAIDTTNDNNGCPKKLRLTTEQSNKLENAFKRHNTINTAQKRALAEELNLKQRQVEVWFQNRRARTKLKQTEVNCIYLRKCHEKLSEENLRLKKELEELRALKVGPSNTTQSSKAANWTICSSCKKIWKPNEEDVVIKSSHSTIELD from the exons ATGGATGATGATCAAGATCATCACATGGCATCCACGTTGGATCTTAATCTTAAACTTGGATTAGGAAGTTATGTGCAAAACAATGTGAACAAACCACTGGTTGATTCAAAAGAAGAATTGGCCATTGATTTGAACCATGATAGGGCAAATGAATTGAGTTTGAAAAGAGTGCATGAAGAACAAGCAAACACTGTTGAAGAAGAAATTGCTATTGACACCACCAATGATAACAACGGGTGCCCAAAGAAATTGAGGCTTACAACTGAGCAATCAAACAAGCTTGAAAATGCCTTCAAGCGTCACAACACAATTAACACC GCTCAAAAACGGGCACTTGCTGAGGAATTGAATTTAAAGCAAAGACAGGTTGAAGTTTGGTTCCAGAACAGAAGAGCAAG GACTAAGCTGAAACAAACAGAGGTGAACTGTATATACTTGAGAAAATGTCATGAGAAACTAAGTGAAGAGAATCTTAGGTTGAAGAAGGAATTAGAAGAACTGCGTGCATTAAAAGTTGGaccatcaaatacaactcaatcATCTAAAGCTGCAAATTGGACCATTTGTTCATCATGCAAGAAAATATGGAAACCCAATGAGGAAGATGTTGTTATTAAGAGCAGCCACAGCACCATAGAGTTAGATTAA